Proteins from a genomic interval of Nitrospina gracilis Nb-211:
- the oadA gene encoding sodium-extruding oxaloacetate decarboxylase subunit alpha has product MNTNTNPLKITEVVLRDAHQSLLATRMKTADMLPIAEKLDSVGFFSLEMWGGATFDSCIRFLNEDPWERVRALKKKMPKTPFQMLLRGQNCVGYRHYADDIVERFVQKSADVGIDIFRIFDALNDLRNIEVAVKTAKKAGGTVEGCISYTVSPVHNIPLYKDMAKRIVDMGCDILCIKDMAGLLTPQVMGPLISELKREIPLPIHLHTHATTGLAGMNMQAAINAGVDMVDTAISSLSMGTSHYATECIVAATQGTPRDSGLDLEVLEEISDYFKEVRKHYTQFESNFVGVDIKILQSQIPGGMISNMENQLREQNALDKLDEVLKEVPRVRKDLGYPPLVTPTSQIVGSQATLNVLTGERYKIITKETRECVLGKYGKLPGELATELIQKVAQEEKLIDCRPADLLDPEWEKISAEVGDKAKSDEDRLTYAMFPKVALKFFETRGKPLPEAAPAASANGKKGAPAAAPSAASAPAPAASAVPAGPAVYEVKVNGKPYTVEVGPAQAGGAPAPQSAAPAPAPAAAPAPAPAPAASSNGTKAITSPLPGSVFAMKCKVGDQVSEGDTVMVLESMKMETEVHSPYSGTINSILVQEGANVQTGDELILIS; this is encoded by the coding sequence ATGAATACCAACACCAATCCTCTTAAAATCACCGAGGTCGTCCTGCGGGATGCGCATCAGTCTCTGCTCGCCACCCGCATGAAAACCGCGGACATGCTCCCCATCGCGGAAAAGCTTGATTCAGTGGGCTTTTTCTCACTGGAGATGTGGGGCGGAGCCACGTTCGACAGTTGTATCCGGTTCCTCAATGAAGACCCGTGGGAACGCGTCCGCGCGCTCAAGAAAAAAATGCCGAAGACCCCGTTCCAGATGCTACTGCGGGGCCAGAACTGTGTCGGTTACCGGCATTACGCCGACGACATCGTCGAGCGGTTCGTGCAGAAATCGGCAGACGTTGGCATCGACATTTTTCGGATTTTTGACGCCCTGAACGACCTCAGGAATATCGAGGTGGCCGTCAAGACTGCGAAAAAGGCCGGTGGCACGGTCGAAGGCTGCATCAGTTATACGGTGAGCCCGGTCCACAACATTCCTCTTTACAAAGACATGGCCAAGCGGATTGTGGACATGGGGTGCGACATCCTGTGCATCAAGGACATGGCGGGTCTGCTGACGCCGCAGGTGATGGGCCCGCTCATCTCCGAGCTGAAAAGGGAAATCCCGCTTCCCATCCACCTGCACACCCACGCCACCACGGGCCTGGCCGGCATGAACATGCAGGCCGCCATCAATGCCGGCGTGGACATGGTGGACACGGCCATCTCCAGCCTGTCCATGGGCACCTCGCACTACGCGACGGAGTGCATCGTCGCCGCCACCCAGGGCACGCCGCGCGACAGCGGGCTGGACCTGGAGGTGCTCGAAGAAATCTCCGACTACTTCAAGGAAGTACGCAAACACTACACCCAGTTCGAAAGCAATTTCGTCGGCGTGGACATCAAGATCCTGCAAAGCCAGATCCCCGGCGGCATGATCTCCAACATGGAAAACCAGCTCCGCGAGCAGAACGCGCTCGACAAGCTGGACGAAGTGTTGAAAGAAGTGCCGCGTGTGCGCAAGGATCTGGGTTACCCCCCGCTGGTCACGCCGACCAGCCAGATCGTCGGCTCGCAGGCCACGTTGAACGTGCTGACCGGCGAACGCTACAAAATCATCACCAAGGAAACGCGCGAATGCGTGCTCGGCAAGTACGGCAAACTGCCGGGCGAGCTGGCCACCGAACTCATCCAGAAAGTCGCACAGGAAGAAAAGCTCATCGACTGTCGGCCGGCGGACCTGCTGGACCCGGAATGGGAGAAAATCTCGGCAGAGGTCGGCGACAAGGCGAAATCGGACGAAGACCGGCTGACCTACGCGATGTTTCCGAAGGTGGCATTGAAGTTCTTTGAGACGCGTGGCAAACCGCTTCCCGAAGCGGCGCCCGCCGCCTCCGCCAACGGCAAGAAAGGCGCGCCTGCGGCCGCACCCTCTGCGGCTTCCGCACCGGCGCCCGCCGCTTCTGCGGTCCCTGCCGGACCGGCGGTGTACGAAGTGAAGGTCAACGGCAAGCCGTACACGGTGGAAGTTGGACCGGCCCAGGCCGGCGGTGCCCCGGCACCCCAGTCCGCGGCGCCCGCTCCCGCCCCGGCGGCGGCTCCGGCGCCCGCTCCGGCTCCGGCGGCATCCTCCAACGGAACCAAGGCCATCACGTCCCCGCTTCCCGGATCGGTGTTCGCCATGAAATGCAAGGTGGGCGACCAGGTCAGTGAAGGCGACACGGTGATGGTCCTCGAATCCATGAAAATGGAAACCGAGGTCCACTCTCCGTATTCCGGAACCATCAACAGCATCCTAGTTCAGGAAGGGGCTAACGTACAAACCGGCGACGAACTCATTCTGATATCTTAA
- a CDS encoding TrkH family potassium uptake protein, whose translation MNLKAILNVQGHLLLMLAVVLVFPAGLALYYQESPLAGDLSSTAGFLITAMLSGAGGYLLKKYLPIGFESFRGREGFVIVALSWILIPLFGALPFYLTGVCDSFTDAFFESMSGFTTTGATIFSDLSNLSHSLLFWRNLTQWLGGMGIIMLILAVFPELGIGSFHLFKAEVPGGTTVERIQPRLAETAKILWKTYVILTVAETLFLYMGGMSLFDAVCHSFSTVSTGGFSPYNENLAHFESWYLHGVVVLFMFLSGMNFTLHYHLFHGEVRSVLKNPELRVYTSTLAFCVGLSTLWLWDHTTGVPLLVLLEQSLFTVLSINTTTGFTTVDYNLWPVPLKFLLVVLMMVGGCSGSTSGGIKSIRLIILFKIIHRELARLIHPRAVIHVHVGGKPVGADHLLNAVALTTLFATFASLSFLLMMFLGVEPETAGSATFATLSVSGPGLAEVGPSGNYAHIPLAGKWVLIANMLLGRLEMFSVILLFLPMTWRK comes from the coding sequence ATGAACCTCAAAGCCATCCTCAACGTTCAGGGCCACCTGTTGTTGATGCTGGCTGTTGTTTTGGTTTTCCCCGCAGGACTTGCCTTGTATTACCAGGAGAGCCCCCTTGCCGGAGACCTGTCGTCCACAGCGGGCTTCCTTATCACCGCCATGCTTTCGGGAGCCGGCGGGTACCTTCTCAAAAAATACCTGCCGATCGGCTTCGAATCGTTCCGGGGACGGGAGGGATTCGTCATCGTCGCCCTGTCCTGGATCCTGATCCCGCTGTTCGGGGCGCTCCCGTTTTATCTCACCGGCGTGTGCGACAGCTTCACCGACGCTTTTTTTGAAAGCATGAGCGGCTTCACCACCACCGGCGCCACCATTTTCTCCGACCTGTCGAACCTGTCCCACTCTCTGTTGTTCTGGCGCAACCTGACGCAGTGGCTGGGCGGCATGGGCATCATCATGTTGATCCTGGCCGTGTTTCCAGAGTTGGGCATCGGCAGCTTTCACCTGTTCAAAGCCGAGGTGCCCGGCGGCACCACCGTCGAGCGCATCCAGCCCCGGCTGGCGGAGACGGCCAAGATTTTGTGGAAAACCTACGTCATCCTCACCGTGGCCGAGACCCTTTTCCTTTATATGGGCGGCATGAGCCTGTTCGACGCGGTGTGCCACAGTTTTTCCACCGTCTCCACCGGTGGATTTTCACCCTACAACGAAAACCTGGCACATTTTGAAAGCTGGTACCTGCACGGCGTTGTCGTTCTGTTCATGTTCCTGTCGGGAATGAACTTCACCCTGCATTACCACCTGTTCCACGGCGAAGTCCGAAGCGTGCTGAAAAACCCCGAACTGCGCGTTTACACTTCCACCCTGGCGTTCTGTGTCGGGCTGTCCACCCTGTGGTTGTGGGACCACACCACCGGCGTGCCTCTGCTGGTCCTGCTGGAGCAGTCCCTGTTCACCGTGCTCTCCATCAACACCACCACCGGGTTCACCACCGTGGATTACAATCTGTGGCCGGTGCCCCTGAAGTTTCTGCTGGTGGTGCTGATGATGGTGGGCGGTTGCTCGGGATCGACCAGCGGCGGCATCAAATCCATCCGCCTCATCATCCTGTTCAAAATCATACATAGGGAACTGGCGCGTCTGATCCACCCCAGGGCCGTGATCCACGTGCACGTCGGCGGCAAGCCCGTTGGCGCCGACCACCTGCTGAATGCGGTGGCCTTGACCACGCTGTTCGCAACGTTCGCTTCCCTCAGCTTCCTCCTCATGATGTTCCTGGGCGTCGAGCCGGAGACCGCCGGTTCCGCCACCTTCGCCACACTTTCGGTCTCCGGTCCGGGCCTGGCGGAAGTGGGGCCCAGCGGCAATTACGCCCACATTCCGCTGGCGGGCAAATGGGTGCTCATTGCCAATATGCTGTTGGGACGCCTTGAAATGTTTTCGGTTATACTGCTGTTCCTGCCTATGACATGGCGTAAATAG
- a CDS encoding TrkH family potassium uptake protein: MNLQAIFNVVGVLLILLGAILIVPLLVSLYYMEPGMGGGMPPHTAFLIASVLSFVGGYILWRHLPSGIEKLREREGFAIVGVSWVSLTLVSCLPFYLTGVCPRFVDAFFETMSGFTTTGASILTNIDALPHGILFWRNLMQWMGGMGIIMLSLAIFPALGIGSFQLFKAEIPGGATVERMQPRLAETAKLLWTTYLVLTVVEIALLVGGGMGWFDAVCHTFSTVATGGFSPHQASVGHFDNLYFETVIVTFMFLGGVNFALHYHMVHRNWDVVATNPELRFYTTVVLLSVAAATVGLWAQTPENGVGHALRRAAFNVVSINTTTGYATDDFTQWPDYLQVLLVGLMMMGACSGSTSGSFKAIRVLIILKVIYRELQKLVHPRAVISIKVGQRALDSDQVTNVLSLGGLFFGLSGLSYLLLSIMGVDTASGLTGTIACLFNIGPGLGTVGPAGDYASIPDAGKWILSLMMLMGRLEIYGILLLFMPMTWKK, translated from the coding sequence ATGAATCTTCAGGCCATCTTCAATGTCGTCGGTGTCCTCCTCATCCTGCTGGGCGCCATCCTGATCGTTCCCCTGCTGGTTTCTCTCTATTATATGGAGCCGGGAATGGGCGGCGGCATGCCGCCACATACCGCGTTTCTGATCGCCTCGGTCCTGTCCTTCGTCGGCGGCTACATATTGTGGAGGCACTTGCCTTCCGGCATCGAAAAACTGCGCGAGCGCGAGGGCTTCGCCATTGTCGGCGTCTCGTGGGTGTCGCTCACTCTCGTGTCGTGCCTGCCCTTTTACCTGACGGGCGTGTGCCCGCGGTTCGTGGATGCGTTTTTCGAGACCATGAGCGGCTTCACCACCACTGGAGCGTCGATACTGACCAACATCGACGCCCTGCCACACGGCATCCTGTTCTGGCGAAACCTGATGCAGTGGATGGGCGGCATGGGTATCATCATGCTGTCGCTCGCCATCTTCCCGGCCCTTGGCATCGGCAGTTTCCAACTGTTCAAGGCGGAAATTCCAGGCGGCGCCACGGTGGAACGCATGCAACCGCGCCTGGCCGAAACCGCGAAACTGCTGTGGACCACCTACCTCGTGCTGACGGTTGTGGAAATCGCGCTTCTGGTCGGCGGCGGCATGGGCTGGTTCGATGCCGTGTGCCACACGTTTTCGACCGTGGCGACCGGGGGGTTCTCGCCGCACCAGGCCAGTGTCGGCCATTTTGACAACCTGTATTTTGAAACCGTCATCGTCACCTTCATGTTTCTGGGAGGCGTCAACTTCGCCCTGCACTACCACATGGTGCACCGCAACTGGGACGTGGTGGCCACCAACCCGGAACTCCGCTTCTACACCACCGTCGTTCTATTGAGCGTGGCCGCGGCCACCGTAGGGCTGTGGGCGCAGACGCCCGAAAACGGGGTGGGCCATGCCCTGCGCCGCGCCGCCTTCAACGTAGTCTCCATCAACACCACCACCGGCTACGCCACCGACGACTTCACCCAGTGGCCGGATTATTTGCAGGTGCTGTTGGTGGGACTCATGATGATGGGCGCCTGCTCCGGGTCCACCAGCGGCTCGTTCAAGGCCATACGCGTCCTCATTATTCTCAAAGTGATTTACCGGGAACTGCAAAAACTCGTGCATCCGCGCGCCGTCATCAGCATCAAGGTCGGGCAGAGGGCGCTGGACAGCGACCAGGTCACCAACGTGCTGTCCCTGGGGGGGCTGTTTTTCGGATTGTCCGGGCTGAGCTATCTTCTACTGTCGATCATGGGGGTGGACACCGCCTCCGGCCTGACCGGCACCATTGCCTGCCTGTTCAATATCGGCCCCGGACTGGGCACCGTCGGCCCGGCGGGCGATTATGCCTCCATTCCCGACGCCGGAAAGTGGATTTTGAGCCTGATGATGCTCATGGGCCGCCTGGAAATTTATGGCATCCTGCTTCTTTTCATGCCCATGACCTGGAAAAAATGA
- the trkA gene encoding Trk system potassium transporter TrkA, whose amino-acid sequence MKILIVGAGIVGFNLAQELSHEGHDISIIDENAERIKTISEKLDVLAVHGNGCIPSTLLKAQIRGADMVISVTDKDEINLMVCFLGQKFGIPKRFARLRNVELTGASKVFSPQELFVDYAINPGEIVVDSLLKIIKTPSSINVAEFAGGHILLRGFEVSEEAPLVGKTIKEIRSVSEMNSFMVVALVRDGHLRVPKFEDTIQPKDKAYIVIDNEFLPLALPMFNKKVDEIHKVIMFGANPISINLAQELHKFIQDVSIIEPNHDQATTAAESLENTVILHGNGTDPDLFNDINMKDADLFLALSDNDEMNILSALLAKKHGAKRAAVLTSDPDYLPILDSIGMDISINPRLITVSAILKHLRKGEVLNVHKLAEGEAEVLEIVVHPKSSAVGKRINQLRMPTEAIIGAIVRKGEMIVPAGATELEAEDTVILTTLPHCLEKVGKIFSQKTGLFS is encoded by the coding sequence ATGAAAATTCTGATCGTTGGCGCCGGCATCGTTGGTTTCAACCTCGCCCAGGAGTTGTCCCACGAGGGACACGACATCTCCATCATCGACGAAAACGCCGAGCGCATCAAAACCATCTCCGAGAAGCTCGACGTCCTCGCCGTCCACGGCAACGGCTGTATCCCCAGCACCCTGTTGAAAGCGCAGATCCGCGGCGCGGACATGGTGATCTCCGTCACCGACAAGGATGAGATCAACCTCATGGTGTGCTTCCTCGGGCAGAAGTTTGGCATCCCCAAACGCTTCGCCCGCCTGCGCAACGTGGAGCTCACCGGCGCGAGCAAGGTATTCAGCCCGCAGGAGCTGTTCGTCGATTACGCCATCAACCCCGGCGAGATCGTGGTCGATTCCCTGCTCAAGATCATCAAAACGCCGAGCTCCATCAACGTCGCCGAATTCGCCGGCGGCCACATTCTGCTCCGCGGATTCGAAGTGTCGGAAGAAGCGCCCCTCGTCGGCAAAACCATCAAGGAAATCCGCAGTGTGTCGGAGATGAACTCGTTCATGGTCGTGGCGCTGGTGCGCGACGGCCACCTGCGCGTGCCCAAGTTCGAAGACACCATCCAGCCGAAAGACAAGGCGTACATCGTGATCGACAACGAGTTCCTGCCGCTGGCGCTCCCCATGTTCAACAAGAAGGTGGATGAAATCCACAAGGTCATCATGTTCGGCGCCAACCCCATCTCCATCAATCTGGCACAGGAGCTGCACAAGTTCATTCAGGACGTGTCGATCATCGAACCCAACCACGACCAGGCCACCACCGCCGCCGAGTCACTGGAAAACACCGTCATCCTGCACGGCAACGGCACCGACCCGGACCTGTTCAACGACATCAACATGAAAGACGCGGACCTGTTCCTGGCGCTGTCGGACAACGACGAGATGAACATCCTTTCCGCCCTCCTGGCAAAAAAGCACGGAGCGAAGCGTGCCGCCGTCCTCACCAGCGACCCCGATTATCTGCCGATTCTCGATTCCATCGGCATGGACATCAGCATCAACCCGCGCCTCATCACCGTCTCCGCCATTCTCAAGCACCTGCGCAAGGGCGAGGTGCTGAACGTGCACAAGCTGGCGGAAGGTGAAGCGGAAGTGCTGGAGATCGTGGTGCATCCCAAATCCAGCGCCGTCGGCAAACGCATCAACCAGCTCCGCATGCCGACGGAGGCCATCATCGGCGCCATCGTCCGCAAGGGAGAAATGATCGTCCCTGCGGGTGCGACGGAGCTCGAAGCGGAAGATACAGTGATCCTCACCACCCTGCCGCACTGTCTGGAAAAGGTGGGAAAAATCTTCAGTCAGAAAACAGGTTTGTTTTCCTGA
- the hflC gene encoding protease modulator HflC — protein sequence MKQVSVIGLVVLLIVLYNSMFTVKMTENAVVLQLQEYKKTITEPGLYFKIPVIQSVKYFSKQLLVNDDEAYEVITKDKKTLLIDNYSMWRIIDPLKFLQSVRTEQGGASRLDDLIKSELRVELGTHDLVDAIVNTREQIMKKVTHEVDKKAADYGIQVTDVRIKRADLPPEIANSIFNRMRTERERIAKEYRSEGKEEATKIRAETDKEKTILMAEAYEKEQKIRGEGEKESIRIYAEAYSKDPDFYAFMRSMEAYKNSLKTDTTVLMDEKSDFLEYLNKIR from the coding sequence ATGAAACAGGTCAGTGTCATTGGGCTCGTTGTCCTGCTCATCGTGCTCTACAACTCCATGTTCACCGTCAAGATGACGGAGAACGCCGTGGTGCTTCAGCTCCAGGAATACAAAAAGACCATCACCGAGCCCGGGCTGTATTTCAAAATTCCCGTCATCCAGTCAGTGAAGTATTTTTCCAAGCAACTGCTGGTCAACGACGATGAAGCCTACGAAGTCATCACCAAGGACAAGAAAACCCTGTTGATCGACAACTATTCCATGTGGCGCATCATTGATCCGCTGAAGTTCCTGCAATCGGTGCGCACGGAACAGGGCGGCGCTTCGCGGCTGGACGACCTCATCAAGTCCGAACTGCGGGTCGAACTGGGTACGCACGATCTGGTGGACGCCATCGTCAACACCCGCGAGCAGATCATGAAGAAGGTCACGCATGAAGTGGACAAGAAAGCCGCGGACTACGGCATCCAGGTGACCGACGTGCGCATCAAACGCGCCGACCTGCCGCCGGAAATCGCCAACTCCATCTTCAACCGCATGCGCACCGAGCGCGAGCGCATCGCCAAGGAATACCGGTCGGAAGGCAAGGAGGAAGCCACCAAGATCCGCGCCGAAACCGACAAGGAAAAAACCATCCTGATGGCGGAAGCTTATGAGAAGGAACAGAAAATCCGGGGTGAAGGCGAAAAGGAATCGATCCGCATTTACGCCGAGGCGTACAGCAAGGACCCGGATTTTTACGCGTTCATGCGCTCCATGGAAGCTTACAAAAATTCCCTGAAAACGGACACCACGGTATTGATGGACGAGAAGTCCGATTTTCTGGAATACCTCAACAAGATCCGTTAG